One Sphingomonas endolithica genomic window, TGGACCAGCATGCGCGTAGGCCGATAGGAAGAGCCAGATGCTTGAAAGCCGCCCACCTGCGATCGTTCGCAATGTCGGTAACCGTCACCTCCTCGCGAAGGAAGGCGGCGGTTCCGCACGATCCAACGTGCGGGCCAATCGGCACCCCCTCCAGTGCTGCCGAATACTCGGCTGGGAGACTTGGGCCGGCAAGAGGATGGATCAAGCCTGCTCGATCAACCGTCAGAACAGAGCAAACGGCACCGGGCGCGAGTCTTTCCGCCTCCTCGCACATGCGTTCCACGGTATTTGCCAGTGTTTCGCCGGTCGCGATCATCTCGAGAATGGTATTCTGGAGCTCTAACACCGTGATTCGACCTGACGTCGGTTGCGAGCCTCGCTGAAGATTCAGAGCTCGATACCGAATATGAGCAGGAAATCTTTAACAACTCGCGCTCGGTGCCAATGAGCTAGGCATTGTCTTTCCTCATTCGTACCCTCAATCGAACTGGATAAACGAGTCGCATGACGTGACTTGTGGCCCACGCGGTCTAGGTGGTGCGGACAGTTATCTAGGCCGCAGTACGATGGCCGCATGGCGCTAGGATCCAGACGGCTACTGGGTGGAGATCAACGATTATCCGAAGCCGAAGAGTGGCCATTAGAATGTGTACTGTCGTCGAAAGTGCATTCGGACGATCGTAGTCAGGCTTCGATCAATTCGCGTATGCGGCCAGCAAGCGCATCCATGCCAAAGGGCTTGGTCAGCACGTGCATGCCTGGGTCGAGATGACCGTGGCTGAGCACGGCGTTTTCAGCATACCCAGTGATAAAAAGCACCTTCAGATGGGGACGGATGTTGCGCGCCGCATCTGCCACCTGTCGACCGTTCATGCCGCCCGGCAGGCCGACATCGGTGATCAGCAGATCGATCCTCAGGTCGGAGTTCAGGATCTTGAGTCCCGCCGCGCCGTCGGCGGCCTCAATCGCCGTGTAGCCCAGATCGGTAAGGACCTCAGCAACGAGCATCCTCACGGTAGGCTCGTCATCGACGACCAGCACCGTTTCACCGGCCTCTGCGCGAGGTGACTGCTCGAGGTCTGTTTCGATCTCCCCCGCCTCCGCCTCTCCGAAGTGTCGCGGCAGGTAGATGCACGCCATCGTGCCTTCGCCCACCTCGGAGTAGATGCCGACCGAACCGCCGGACTGCTTTGCGAACCCGTAGATCATCGAGAGGCCCAGGCCGGTGCCCACGCCTATAGGCTTGGTCGTGAAGAACGGGTCAAACGCCTTCTCAATGACGCCCGGCGTCATGCCGGTGCCCGTGTCGGACACGCACAAGGATATGTACTGGCCCGGCTCCAGCCCCCGTTGCTCGGCCGCACGATGATCCATCCATCTATTCGCCGTCTCTATCGTGATCTTGCCACCTTCCGGCATGGCGTCGCGTGCGTTGATGCACAGGTTGAGAACCGCGTTCTCCAGCTGGCTGGGGTCGATCAAACTCGGCCACAGCCCGGCCGCATGCACGGTCCCGATCTCCACCGCCGGACCGACGGTGCGGCCGATCAGATCCTCCATGCCGGAGACCAGCTGCTTCACGTCCGTCGGCTTCGGCGCGAGCGTCTGGCGCCGCGAGAAGGCGAGCAGTCGATGCGTCAGCGCGGCGGCGCGCCTTGCGGCCCCCTGCGCCGCATTCACGTACTTCTCGACATCCGCCACCCGCCCTTGCGACACGCGGACCTGCATCATCTCCAGACTGCCGGAGATGCCCGTCAGGAGATTGTTGAAGTCGTGCGCCAGCCCTCCAGTGAGCTGTCCCACCGCCTCCATCTTCTGAGACTGGCGCAGCGCATCCTGCGTCGCCATCAGTTCGGCCGTTCGCTCGGCGACGCGGCTTTCCAGGGTGTCGTTGAGTTCGCGCAGCCGCTCCTCCGCGCGCTTCCGCTCGGTCAGATCGAGCATGGCGCCGATCATGCGAATCGCGCGCCCGTCCTCATCCCGAAACACGTGCCCACGATCGAAGACATCGGCGAACGTCCCATCCGCGCGACGGAAGCGGTATTCGGCTGCCCAATGGTCGCCAGCGCCGTCGATGACTGCATGGATGGCGGTGTCGACACGGTCGCGGTCATCCGGGTGAATGTGCTCCATCCACCAGTCGCCGGTCGGCTCGACCTCGTCTTCCGCATATCCGAACAACACGGTGACCGCCTCGTTCCAGTCCACGCGATTGCTGGCGAGGTTCCAGTCCCAGATAGCATCGTTGGTCGCCTTGGCAGCCAAGCGGTAGCGTTGTTCGGTCTCGCGCAACGCGGCCTCGGCGCTCCGGCGCTGGGTTTCATCGCGGGCGATCTTGATAAAGCCGCCAATGGTGCCGTCGGCATCGTGAAGAGGGCGGACCGACCCGTTTGCGAAGAAGCGCGAGCCGTCACGGCGCACGTGCCAGCGTTCGTCGTTTGCGCAACCTTCAGCGCGCGCCGTGGCGAGTTCCCGGTCTGGCACGCCGGCAGCCCTGTCCTCCGAAGTGAAGAGGATGTCCGCGCTGTTGCCCTCCATCTCGGCAACCGACCAGCCGAACACGGCCGCCGCGCCTGGCGTCCAGTCTAACACCCGATTGTCGGCGTCGACCGTGAAGATGGAGTGGTCCTTCACCCCCTCCACGATGCGCCTGTTACGCTCCTCGCTCTCGCGAAGCTCGGCTTCCGCCCGGTACGTCTCGGTCGAGTCATGTCCCTCGACGAAGATGCCCGTCACACGTCCGCCATCGTCCGTGATGGGTTCGTAGATGAAGTCGAGCATGAGCTCCACAGGTCCAGCGCCTGGAAGCTCGAGGCGGACGGGTGTGCGATCCGCGACGTAACGCTCGCCTGTCCGGTAGACCTGATCGAGCAGGTCGTAGAACCCTTGGCCGATCAGCTCGGGAAACGCCTCGCGCACGGTCTTGCCGACGAACTCCCGCTCGCCGAACAGGCGCCGATAGGTGGCGTTGGCGAACTCGAAGACGTGCTCGGGACCGTTCAGGACCGTGATGAAGCCAGGCGCCTGCTCGAACATGCGACGCTGCCGTTCGGTGTCCGCGGCACGGCGCCGCGCGGCAAGCACCTGCTCGGTGATTTCGGTGCATGCGCAAAACAGACCTTCCACCAGCCCGCTGTCGCCTCGGATGGGCGTGTAGGAGAAGGCGAAGTGGGTCTCCTCCTCATATCCGTGCCGGTTCATCATGAGGGTGATGTCGTCCATGTGTACGGGCATCCCGCCATATGCCTGTTCCACGATCGGGATCAGATCCGCCTCGATCTCCGACCATACCCCCAGGAAGGATCGACCCAGCGCAGCGGGATGCTTGTCACCCAGCACGACGGCATAAGCATCGTTATAGAGGAAGGTCTGCGAAGATCCCCAAGCGACGAACATGGGCTGGTTCGCGCTGAGAAGGACAGACACAAGCGTCTTGAGCGGCGTGGGCCATTCCGCCGGAACGCTGAGCGGCGTCTCAGCCCAGTCGTATGCACGGATTGCGGCGCCCATCTGACCACCGTCGGCGAGGAAGCTAAGCATCTATTGTTCCAATGGATCTCAAGCGTGCGGTATCACTGCTCGTTGCTGCCCGCTACCTATGTTGGCTCCGACGTCTCACGCGACAGTCGGTCACGTCACGATGCGGTCGCTCCTCAACCTGAGTGCTTATAGGCGAGCATTCTTTCCTCGCCGGTCGTCAAGAGGAGGTCCTATGAAATGCTCAAAGCCATCACCCGGATGCTGCCAATACGGCGGTGCCGCGCGTTAAGAGCCATCCACCGGACCGTCACCCGCTGCTACTTTGGTTGATATTTAGTTGGTGTTAAGTTGATCAAAATCGCTTGGTTTCAGCAACTGCCATACACTTGGGGTTGCCAATTTCGGCAGAATACTGCCGTTTTCCTGCTCCGTCAGAAAATGAGGTTGGTTGAACGGTTTAACCAAGCCCACCTTGCTCCCTTCGCAAAGCGGATCGCAGGGGTAAGCTCATCCCGATAGCTTTTGCCTGTCATGTGCTTCCCCATGTGTCAGCCGTGATACCCGATTAAGGTCAACGACCGCTTTCCACCGAGGCTGTGTGAAAACGTCTCGTCGCTACCGAAACGAGCAAGATCCGAATCAACACGGCCATGTTCGTGTAAGAACGGGATCAACTCGCGGCGGACTTTGAATCAATGTTGCGGCTCGTGCGCCTGTGTCCGCGTTTTCACACAGCCTCCACCACTTTCGATCATGGCGGAGCGATCGGCGGGGCGATGATGCCGCTAGGTCCCAACTGGATAGCGAATGGAGATAGGTGAGTAGTGCACTGGCTATTTCGTCGCGCTACTGCAGGCCATATCGGAACGGCATGCCGGATCGGTCTTCCGGGCTGCCGCCATAAGCTGCCCACTGTCGTTCAAAGAACGATACAGAGGATCAGCATCCTGCTTTTTGGCGCACGCGAGCAATAGAGGCATCATGACCTCGGAATCATGACCATGAGCTTTGAGAAGGGCCGCGCTTTCCCTCTCGCCAGTAGCGAATGTGCCGTTGACCTGCATCCGCTTGCCTTCAAACAAAGCGCGTGCCGTTGATTGAAGGGTTAGCGACATCTTGGGATTAGGCCCAGCTAGAGCCAATTCTCTGCCGT contains:
- a CDS encoding hybrid sensor histidine kinase/response regulator, with amino-acid sequence MLSFLADGGQMGAAIRAYDWAETPLSVPAEWPTPLKTLVSVLLSANQPMFVAWGSSQTFLYNDAYAVVLGDKHPAALGRSFLGVWSEIEADLIPIVEQAYGGMPVHMDDITLMMNRHGYEEETHFAFSYTPIRGDSGLVEGLFCACTEITEQVLAARRRAADTERQRRMFEQAPGFITVLNGPEHVFEFANATYRRLFGEREFVGKTVREAFPELIGQGFYDLLDQVYRTGERYVADRTPVRLELPGAGPVELMLDFIYEPITDDGGRVTGIFVEGHDSTETYRAEAELRESEERNRRIVEGVKDHSIFTVDADNRVLDWTPGAAAVFGWSVAEMEGNSADILFTSEDRAAGVPDRELATARAEGCANDERWHVRRDGSRFFANGSVRPLHDADGTIGGFIKIARDETQRRSAEAALRETEQRYRLAAKATNDAIWDWNLASNRVDWNEAVTVLFGYAEDEVEPTGDWWMEHIHPDDRDRVDTAIHAVIDGAGDHWAAEYRFRRADGTFADVFDRGHVFRDEDGRAIRMIGAMLDLTERKRAEERLRELNDTLESRVAERTAELMATQDALRQSQKMEAVGQLTGGLAHDFNNLLTGISGSLEMMQVRVSQGRVADVEKYVNAAQGAARRAAALTHRLLAFSRRQTLAPKPTDVKQLVSGMEDLIGRTVGPAVEIGTVHAAGLWPSLIDPSQLENAVLNLCINARDAMPEGGKITIETANRWMDHRAAEQRGLEPGQYISLCVSDTGTGMTPGVIEKAFDPFFTTKPIGVGTGLGLSMIYGFAKQSGGSVGIYSEVGEGTMACIYLPRHFGEAEAGEIETDLEQSPRAEAGETVLVVDDEPTVRMLVAEVLTDLGYTAIEAADGAAGLKILNSDLRIDLLITDVGLPGGMNGRQVADAARNIRPHLKVLFITGYAENAVLSHGHLDPGMHVLTKPFGMDALAGRIRELIEA